In the genome of Acetonema longum DSM 6540, the window TGAGCGTAAATGTGATGCAGGCTGCGGAACACATTCAAACGGGGTCTGTCAGCAGTGCCTTTCACAGTGACCCTTACTCTTTTATGCCGTTTCTGCCGTGATTCGTTTTTGTTTTCCTTTTTAAGCAAGGTATTCACTCCTTTCTTAATGACGCTGTAGCACTAGACCGGGCTTACTTCTTGCCTTTGCCGCCGGCCTTGCCCACTTTGCGGCGGACATGTTCTCCCTCATACTTGATGCCCTTTCCCTTATAGGGTTCAGGCTCTCTATAGCCACGAATCTTAGCGGCCAATTCACCGACCTGATCTTTATCAATGCCGGAAACAACGATCTTGTTGGGAGTCGGCACATCAATCGTGATTCCTTTAGGCGGCTCTACCACAACCGGGTGGGAGAATCCCAATGTCAGATTCACCTTGGTTCCGGACTTGGCTGCTCTATAGCCTACCCCGGCAATTTCCAGTGTTTTGCTAAACCCTGTCGTTACGCCGGCAACCATGTTGGCAATCAAAGTGCGGCTCAGTCCGTGCAGCGATCGGTGTTCTTTCACGTCGGACGGACGTTGAACCAGAATATGGTTATCTTCAATAGCAATCTTCATATCATGATGAATAACGCGGCTCAATTCGCCCTTCGGACCTTTGACCGTCACCAGATTTCCGTCTTTTACGTTCACGGTGACGCCTTGAGGAATCGCAATGGGCGCTCTACCTATTCTCGACATATTGCACCTCCTATACCTGGCTTTTCATTCGTGCTGCATTTCCTAATTTCCCAAAACTACCAAACGTAGGCGATCACTTCGCCGCCCAGACCGCTTTTGCGGGCGGTTTTATCGCTCATTACGCCCTGGGATGTGGAGATCACAGCGATTCCCAGTCCGCCTAAAACCCGCGGCAGCTGATCTTTCTTGGCATAAACCCGTAAGCCGGGTTTCGAGATGCGCTTAATGCCCGTGATTACTTTTTCCCGGTTGGCGCCATATTTTAAACTGATTCGCAACACACCCTGCTTATCATCGGTAACAAATTCAAAGTCCTTGATAAAGCCTTCGTCCTTCAAGATTTGGGCAATTCCCTGCTTAATCTTGGACGCCGGAAATTCTACTTTATCATGATAAACCGAGTTGGCATTGCGAATACGAGTCAGCATATCGGCAATCGGATCGGTCATTACCATGGAATGTACCCCCTTCCTGTTATCGCGTATCCTCCCGCCGGAGGACTACCAGCTTGCTTTGGTGACGCCCGGAATAGCACCTTTGTAGCTGTATTCCCGGAAACAAATTCTGCACATTTCAAACTTGCGCATATATCCGTGCGGGCGGCCACAAATCTTGCATCTATTGTATTGGCGTACCTTATATTTCGGTTCACGGCTCCATTTTTCAATCAATGCCTTTTTGGCCATGTTTTTGTCTGTCCCTCCTTCTCTAAGCCTAAGCGGCGAAGGGCATGCCCAGCAGCCGCAGCAGTTCTCTGGCTTCTTCATCGGTTTTGGCAGTGGTCACAATGATGATCTCCATGCCACGAACCTTATCCACTTTATCATACTCGATTTCCGGGAAAATCAGCTGTTCTTTCAGACCCAGCGAATAGTTGCCCCGGCCGTCAAAAGCCCGGGGGCTTACTCCCCGGAAGTCTCTTACGCGGGGTAACGAAGCATTGATGAGTTTATCAAGAAACTCATACATCCGTCCGCCACGCAAGGTAACTTTGGTTCCGATTGCCATGCCCTGACGGATTTTAAATGCCGCAATAGATTTCTTGGCTCTGGTTACTACCGGCTTTTGGCCGACGATCAAGGTCAGGTCATTCACAGCGGCATCCAGCACTTTGGGATTACCGACCGCTTCACCGACACCCATATTGACGATCACTTTTTCGACCTTGGGAATTTCCATGACGTTCTTATAACCGAATTTCTCCATCAGGCCTTTGGTTACTTCGTTCGTATATTTTTCTTTTAACCTGGTCACAGGCAGTTACCTCCTTTCCGCGCTATTTGTCCTTATCGATGATCTCGCCGCACTTTTTGCAGGCCCTGGCCAAAGAACCGCTGGCCAAAGCGGCCTTTTTGATGCGGGTGGGTTTGTCGCAGGCCGGACAAACCAGCATCACATTGGAAGAATGTATCGGCGCTTCCTTGGTCAAAATGCCGCCCTGGGGCATTTTCTGGGTCGGTTTGGTATGGCGTTTTACTTTGTTGACGCCCTCTACCACGATTTTGCTTTTCGTAGGCTGAGATTCGATAATCTTGCCCTTTTTACCTTTATCTTTTCCTGACAATACCAGTACGGTATCGCCTTTCTTAACATGCATTTTTTGAGCTTCCGCCATCTCTGGGACACCTCCTCTTTTGCAACAACTTGAGTTGTCGGCTCAGACCTGTCAATCCGACTTAGCTCGAACCCAATCTCCTGACGGTTACAGCACTTCAGGCGCCAGCGAAATGATTTTCATGAAATCTTTATCGCGCAATTCCCTGGCCACTGGTCCGAATATACGGGTACCACGGGGGCTTTTGTCTTCTTTAATCACCACTGCGGCATTCTCGTCAAACCGGATATAGGAACCGTCGGCGCGGCGCAGACCCTTTTGGGTACGAACCACAACCGCTTTTACTACATCGCCTTTCTTGACAACGCCACCGGGTGATGCATCTTTAACCGAAGCGACAATCACATCGCCAATATTGGCATATCTACGATAGGAACCGCCCATGACCCTGATGCACATGATCTGCTTGGCGCCAGTGTTATCGGCTACGTTCAGAATAGTTTGTTGTTGGATCATCGTTATCCCCTCCTTTTTGTCTACATTGACATTGCTGACAATCGATGACCGATGGCCATTTACTTCACTTTTTCCAGAATCTCAACGATTCTCCAGCGTTTATCCTTGGACAAAGGACGGGTTTCCATAATCAAAACCGTATCACCGGTCTGGCATTGGTTATTTTCGTCATGAGCCTTGAATTTGCTGGTCATTTTGATGGACTTTTTGTAGAGGTCATGCTGTACCAGCCTTTCTACCGCCACGACGACCGTCTTATCCATCTTATCGCTGACGACTTTACCGATACGGGTTTTCCGCTCGTTTCTTTCGCTCACCGTATAAAAGCCTCCTTCCGCTTGCTGTTGTCAAAGTCAACTGTATCGTTTCTTAAGCCTGTTGGGCTTTCAGTTCCCGTTCCCGTTGCACGGTTTTGATCCGGGCAATGGTTTTCTTTACTTCCCGAATGCGCATGGGATTTTCCAGTTGACCGGTAGCAAGCTGGAACCGCAGATTAAACAGTTCGTCCTTTAAGCCGGCCACTTTTTGGTCCAACTCAGCGGAAGACATGTCACGGACGTCTTTAACCTTCATCTGCTACACCCCCCACTTTCTCGGCAAACTCTTCACCCTTTTTGACAAACTTGCTCTTGATGGGCAGTTTGTGGGCTGCCAGACGCATTGCTTCACGGGCAACGTCTTCCGGCACACCGTCCATTTCAAACATAACCCGTCCGGGCTTAACCACCGCTACCCAGTATTCAGGAGAACCCTTGCCGCTACCCATACGGGTTTCAGCCGGTTTAGCGGTAACAGGTTTATCCGGGAATATTTGAATCCATACTTTACCACCCCGCTTGATAAAACGGGTCATGGCAATACGAGCCGCCTCGATCTGACGGTTCGTGATCCAGGCCGGCTCCAGCGCAACCAGACCGAAAAGGCCATGGGCAATGGTATTACCTTTATTGGCTTTACCGGTCATGCGTCCCCGGAACTGTTTGCGGTGTTTGACTCTTTTCGGAAGTAACATTACTTATCGCTCCCTTCGGAAGCAGCGGCATTGACGGGTGCCGCAACCTTTTTAACAGGCAGCACTTCGCCCTTGTAGATCCATACCTTGACGCCGATGACTCCATAGGT includes:
- the rplF gene encoding 50S ribosomal protein L6, which encodes MSRIGRAPIAIPQGVTVNVKDGNLVTVKGPKGELSRVIHHDMKIAIEDNHILVQRPSDVKEHRSLHGLSRTLIANMVAGVTTGFSKTLEIAGVGYRAAKSGTKVNLTLGFSHPVVVEPPKGITIDVPTPNKIVVSGIDKDQVGELAAKIRGYREPEPYKGKGIKYEGEHVRRKVGKAGGKGKK
- the rpsH gene encoding 30S ribosomal protein S8 yields the protein MVMTDPIADMLTRIRNANSVYHDKVEFPASKIKQGIAQILKDEGFIKDFEFVTDDKQGVLRISLKYGANREKVITGIKRISKPGLRVYAKKDQLPRVLGGLGIAVISTSQGVMSDKTARKSGLGGEVIAYVW
- a CDS encoding type Z 30S ribosomal protein S14, producing MAKKALIEKWSREPKYKVRQYNRCKICGRPHGYMRKFEMCRICFREYSYKGAIPGVTKASW
- the rplE gene encoding 50S ribosomal protein L5, giving the protein MTRLKEKYTNEVTKGLMEKFGYKNVMEIPKVEKVIVNMGVGEAVGNPKVLDAAVNDLTLIVGQKPVVTRAKKSIAAFKIRQGMAIGTKVTLRGGRMYEFLDKLINASLPRVRDFRGVSPRAFDGRGNYSLGLKEQLIFPEIEYDKVDKVRGMEIIIVTTAKTDEEARELLRLLGMPFAA
- the rplX gene encoding 50S ribosomal protein L24, with product MAEAQKMHVKKGDTVLVLSGKDKGKKGKIIESQPTKSKIVVEGVNKVKRHTKPTQKMPQGGILTKEAPIHSSNVMLVCPACDKPTRIKKAALASGSLARACKKCGEIIDKDK
- the rplN gene encoding 50S ribosomal protein L14, producing MIQQQTILNVADNTGAKQIMCIRVMGGSYRRYANIGDVIVASVKDASPGGVVKKGDVVKAVVVRTQKGLRRADGSYIRFDENAAVVIKEDKSPRGTRIFGPVARELRDKDFMKIISLAPEVL
- the rpsQ gene encoding 30S ribosomal protein S17, which codes for MSERNERKTRIGKVVSDKMDKTVVVAVERLVQHDLYKKSIKMTSKFKAHDENNQCQTGDTVLIMETRPLSKDKRWRIVEILEKVK
- the rpmC gene encoding 50S ribosomal protein L29, with product MKVKDVRDMSSAELDQKVAGLKDELFNLRFQLATGQLENPMRIREVKKTIARIKTVQRERELKAQQA
- the rplP gene encoding 50S ribosomal protein L16 translates to MLLPKRVKHRKQFRGRMTGKANKGNTIAHGLFGLVALEPAWITNRQIEAARIAMTRFIKRGGKVWIQIFPDKPVTAKPAETRMGSGKGSPEYWVAVVKPGRVMFEMDGVPEDVAREAMRLAAHKLPIKSKFVKKGEEFAEKVGGVADEG